Proteins from a genomic interval of Rhodococcus rhodochrous:
- the typA gene encoding translational GTPase TypA produces MSTADFRNVAIVAHVDHGKTTLVDAMLRQSGAFAERAELVDRVMDSGDLEREKGITILAKNTAVHRHHPDGTVTVINVIDTPGHADFGGEVERGLSMVDGVVLLVDSSEGPLPQTRFVLRKALAASLPVILVVNKTDRPDARIAEVVEESQTLLLDLASDLDDEAAEAAELALELPVLYASGREGKASKKQPENGQVPDAENLDELFEVLMECIPAPKGDPSAPLQAHVTNLDASEFLGRLALLRIHQGELRKGQTVAWMHADGVKNVKITELLKTVGVERQPGEVAVAGDIVAVAGIPEIMIGDTLADPENPVALPRITVDEPAISMVIGTNTSPLVGRVKGHKLTARMVKTRLDSELVGNVSLRVLDIGRPDAWEVQGRGELALAILVEQMRREGFELTVGKPQVVTRTIDGKLHEPYEELTIDSPEEHLGAITQLLANRKGKMVQMTNQGTGWVRMEFIIPSRGLIGFRTDFLTETRGTGISNAIFHGYAPWAGEIRARHTGSLVSDRAGSVTPFAMIQLADRGTFFVEPGSDTYEGHVVGINPRAEDLDINVTREKKLTNMRSSTADVMETLAKPIELTLEAALEFCAADECVEVTPEDVRVRKLHLSQTDRARARSREKARNK; encoded by the coding sequence GTGAGCACCGCTGATTTTCGGAACGTCGCCATCGTGGCGCACGTCGACCATGGAAAGACCACTCTCGTCGACGCCATGTTGCGCCAGTCGGGCGCGTTCGCCGAACGTGCGGAACTCGTCGACCGGGTCATGGACTCGGGCGACCTCGAGCGCGAGAAGGGCATCACCATTCTCGCGAAGAACACCGCGGTGCACCGTCACCACCCGGACGGCACCGTCACTGTCATCAACGTCATCGACACCCCCGGCCACGCCGACTTCGGCGGTGAGGTCGAACGCGGCCTGTCCATGGTCGACGGCGTCGTCCTGCTGGTCGACTCCTCCGAGGGCCCGCTGCCGCAGACCCGCTTCGTGCTCCGCAAGGCGCTCGCCGCGTCGCTGCCGGTGATCCTCGTGGTCAACAAGACCGACCGCCCGGACGCCCGCATCGCCGAGGTCGTCGAGGAGAGCCAGACCCTGCTGCTCGACCTCGCGTCCGACCTCGACGACGAGGCCGCGGAAGCTGCCGAGCTCGCTCTCGAGCTGCCCGTCCTCTACGCCTCCGGTCGTGAGGGCAAGGCGTCGAAGAAGCAGCCCGAGAACGGCCAGGTCCCCGACGCCGAGAACCTCGACGAGCTCTTCGAGGTCCTCATGGAGTGCATCCCCGCACCCAAGGGTGATCCGTCGGCGCCGCTGCAGGCGCACGTCACCAACCTCGACGCCTCCGAGTTCCTCGGTCGTCTCGCGCTGCTGCGCATCCACCAGGGTGAGCTGCGCAAGGGCCAGACCGTCGCGTGGATGCACGCCGACGGCGTCAAGAACGTCAAGATCACCGAGCTGCTCAAGACCGTCGGTGTCGAGCGGCAGCCGGGCGAGGTCGCGGTCGCCGGCGACATCGTCGCCGTGGCCGGTATCCCGGAGATCATGATCGGCGACACGCTCGCCGATCCGGAGAACCCGGTGGCGCTGCCGCGCATCACCGTCGACGAGCCGGCCATCTCGATGGTCATCGGCACCAACACCTCGCCGCTCGTCGGCCGGGTCAAGGGCCACAAGCTCACCGCCCGCATGGTGAAGACGCGGCTCGACTCCGAGCTCGTCGGCAACGTCTCGCTGCGCGTCCTCGACATCGGACGCCCCGACGCGTGGGAGGTGCAGGGCCGAGGCGAACTCGCCCTCGCCATCCTCGTCGAGCAGATGCGCCGTGAAGGCTTCGAGCTGACCGTCGGCAAGCCGCAGGTGGTCACCCGCACCATCGACGGCAAGCTGCACGAGCCCTACGAGGAGCTGACCATCGACAGCCCCGAGGAGCACCTCGGCGCCATCACCCAGCTGCTCGCGAACCGCAAGGGCAAGATGGTCCAGATGACCAACCAGGGCACCGGTTGGGTTCGTATGGAGTTCATCATCCCGTCGCGCGGTCTGATCGGTTTCCGTACCGACTTCCTCACGGAGACCCGCGGCACCGGCATCTCGAACGCCATCTTCCACGGTTACGCGCCGTGGGCCGGCGAGATCCGCGCCCGCCACACGGGTTCGCTCGTCTCCGACCGTGCCGGTTCGGTCACCCCGTTCGCGATGATCCAGCTCGCCGACCGCGGCACCTTCTTCGTCGAACCGGGCAGCGACACCTACGAGGGCCACGTCGTGGGCATCAACCCGCGCGCCGAGGACCTCGACATCAACGTCACCCGCGAGAAGAAGCTCACCAACATGCGCTCTTCGACCGCCGACGTGATGGAGACCCTCGCCAAGCCGATCGAGCTGACCCTCGAGGCAGCGCTCGAGTTCTGTGCTGCGGACGAGTGCGTCGAGGTCACGCCGGAGGACGTGCGCGTGCGCAAGCTGCACCTCTCGCAGACCGACCGTGCGCGTGCGCGGTCGCGGGAGAAGGCCCGTAACAAGTAG
- a CDS encoding (deoxy)nucleoside triphosphate pyrophosphohydrolase, whose translation MSASTSSASTPAPDGHVVAGAVIRDRRVLLAQRTRPVDLAGLWELPGGKAEPGESVEAALVRELREELGVEVRGAERLGVAVPLAGGRELCAYRVELVSGDPEPLDHAALRWVDADELEQVDLVPADRAWIPDLREHLRR comes from the coding sequence CATCGTCTGCGAGTACACCGGCGCCCGATGGGCACGTCGTGGCCGGCGCCGTCATCCGGGACCGACGCGTGCTGCTCGCCCAGCGCACGCGGCCCGTCGACCTCGCGGGCCTGTGGGAGTTGCCCGGCGGCAAGGCGGAACCGGGGGAGAGCGTGGAAGCGGCGCTCGTGCGGGAGCTGAGGGAAGAACTCGGTGTCGAGGTGCGCGGTGCGGAGCGGCTCGGGGTCGCGGTGCCGTTGGCCGGAGGCCGCGAGTTGTGTGCCTACAGGGTCGAACTCGTCTCGGGTGATCCCGAGCCGCTGGACCATGCGGCGTTGCGGTGGGTCGACGCGGACGAACTCGAGCAGGTCGATCTCGTGCCGGCCGATCGTGCGTGGATCCCGGACCTACGCGAACATCTGCGGCGCTGA
- a CDS encoding PH domain-containing protein encodes MNEAVAPGTGTDEEVPWSRLDRRMLLIHPIEEILRLLPVLAGSFVIGTTSGNPVWGLAATGVLVLVGLLRWFTTTYRVGPQHVELRRGLLQRRELSIPRSRIRSVDVEQRLLHRVLGLAVVKIGTGQSGGADRNRFELNGLPIAAVPELRAVLLRGGQQDDMPAETTSTAAVTERQLARFDPAWVRYAPFSTTGLLAVAAIAGAAFQFGLGRWIAESQVVRRAVETAEDLGLVVALVILVLVVVLVASPAACVRYLLLYGDLRVTDDHRVLRIAHGLLTTRHTTLDRARLRGVALHEPLALRLVGAARLDAVMTGRTAQQGGSSLVLPSAPDEEVRRVAAEVLTGRLPLEVPLRSHGPRARRRRYTRTLWPVAVVVAAGLVALTVTDRHVPFAVIATVVVVLVAGACALAQDRYRGLGHAVVDGHLVARSGSIDRQRICLDADGVIGWTVRQTFFQRRAGLATVVAATPAGAGRYEVIDIPVDEAWALVQEVTSGMGEAWIDR; translated from the coding sequence ATGAACGAGGCCGTCGCACCCGGGACCGGCACGGACGAGGAGGTGCCGTGGTCGCGCCTCGATCGCCGGATGCTGCTGATCCACCCGATCGAGGAGATCCTGCGCCTGCTGCCCGTCCTCGCCGGCTCGTTCGTCATCGGGACCACCAGCGGCAATCCTGTGTGGGGCCTCGCAGCGACGGGCGTGCTCGTGCTGGTCGGTCTGCTGCGCTGGTTCACCACCACCTACCGCGTGGGACCGCAGCACGTCGAACTCCGCCGCGGCCTGCTGCAACGACGCGAGTTGTCGATCCCCCGCAGCCGCATCCGGTCGGTGGACGTCGAGCAACGCCTCCTGCATCGCGTGCTGGGCCTCGCGGTCGTGAAGATCGGCACGGGCCAGAGCGGGGGCGCCGATCGCAACCGGTTCGAACTCAACGGCCTCCCGATCGCAGCAGTCCCCGAGCTCCGTGCCGTTCTCCTGAGGGGCGGGCAGCAGGACGACATGCCGGCCGAGACGACCTCGACTGCTGCCGTCACCGAGCGTCAGCTGGCACGATTCGACCCGGCCTGGGTGCGCTACGCGCCGTTCTCCACGACGGGACTGCTCGCCGTCGCGGCCATCGCCGGTGCCGCCTTCCAGTTCGGGCTCGGCCGGTGGATCGCCGAATCGCAGGTCGTCCGCCGCGCGGTGGAGACCGCGGAGGACCTCGGCCTGGTGGTCGCGCTCGTGATCCTCGTGCTGGTCGTCGTGCTCGTCGCCAGCCCGGCCGCGTGCGTGCGGTATCTGCTGCTCTACGGCGATCTGCGGGTGACCGACGACCACCGGGTCCTGCGCATCGCGCACGGCCTGCTCACCACCCGTCACACCACCCTCGACCGGGCGCGGCTGCGCGGGGTCGCGCTGCACGAACCGCTGGCGCTGCGACTCGTCGGCGCCGCACGGCTCGACGCCGTCATGACGGGCAGGACCGCGCAGCAGGGCGGTTCGTCGCTGGTCCTGCCGTCGGCACCCGACGAGGAGGTCCGGCGGGTCGCGGCCGAGGTGCTCACCGGACGGCTGCCACTCGAGGTTCCGCTGCGCAGCCACGGCCCCCGTGCCCGTCGTCGCCGTTACACGCGGACGCTGTGGCCGGTGGCCGTCGTGGTCGCCGCCGGGCTCGTCGCCCTGACCGTCACCGACCGGCACGTGCCGTTCGCTGTGATCGCCACGGTGGTCGTGGTGCTGGTCGCGGGGGCGTGCGCGCTGGCGCAGGACCGCTACCGGGGTCTCGGCCACGCCGTCGTCGACGGGCATCTCGTCGCCCGCAGCGGCTCGATCGATCGGCAGCGCATCTGCCTCGACGCGGACGGTGTGATCGGCTGGACGGTGCGGCAGACCTTCTTCCAGCGCCGTGCGGGTCTCGCAACCGTCGTCGCGGCGACCCCGGCGGGTGCGGGACGCTACGAGGTGATCGACATCCCCGTGGACGAGGCGTGGGCGCTTGTCCAAGAGGTCACATCGGGTATGGGAGAAGCATGGATCGACCGATGA
- a CDS encoding uracil-DNA glycosylase — MKPSSGKGPLHGTPPATLAELDDALVDCHACPRLVAWREQVAREKRAAFRDEEYWGRPVPGFGPADASLLIVGLAPAAHGGNRTGRMFTGDRSGDVLYAALYDAGLASQPTATHIGDGLELFGTRITSPVHCAPPANRPTVVERDTCRHWLEQELDLLSPTLRSVVVLGGFGWQALLPVLSAAGWTIPVPRPKFGHGAHALLASTEAREHPLHLFGCYHVSQQNTFTGRLTKEMVTEVLRDAARAASLPLPG, encoded by the coding sequence ATGAAGCCCTCTTCCGGCAAAGGCCCCCTGCACGGCACTCCCCCGGCGACGCTGGCCGAACTCGACGACGCACTCGTCGACTGCCACGCGTGTCCGCGGCTGGTCGCATGGCGTGAGCAGGTCGCGCGGGAGAAACGAGCAGCCTTCCGCGACGAGGAGTACTGGGGCCGGCCCGTCCCCGGCTTCGGCCCGGCCGATGCGTCGCTGCTGATCGTCGGGCTGGCGCCTGCCGCGCACGGCGGGAACCGCACGGGACGGATGTTCACAGGAGACCGGTCGGGTGACGTGCTGTACGCGGCCCTGTACGACGCGGGACTCGCGTCGCAACCGACCGCGACGCACATCGGCGACGGCCTCGAGCTGTTCGGCACGCGCATCACGTCGCCGGTGCACTGCGCGCCACCGGCCAATCGCCCCACGGTCGTCGAACGCGACACCTGCCGGCACTGGCTCGAACAGGAACTGGACCTGCTCTCCCCCACCTTGCGGTCGGTCGTCGTGCTCGGCGGATTCGGGTGGCAGGCGCTGCTACCGGTCCTGTCGGCGGCGGGGTGGACGATCCCGGTTCCCCGCCCGAAGTTCGGGCACGGCGCGCATGCGCTGCTGGCCTCCACCGAGGCACGGGAGCACCCGCTGCACCTGTTCGGTTGCTATCACGTCAGCCAGCAGAACACCTTCACCGGTCGGTTGACGAAGGAGATGGTGACCGAGGTGCTCAGGGACGCGGCGCGGGCTGCGTCCCTCCCACTGCCCGGGTGA
- the mshB gene encoding N-acetyl-1-D-myo-inositol-2-amino-2-deoxy-alpha-D-glucopyranoside deacetylase: MGKDHTVTDAPGALPDVADRRLLLVHAHPDDETLTTGGTIARYVAEGAEVTVVTCTLGEEGEVIGDEWAQLTADRADQLGGYRILELTRALDALGVDRPRFLGGAGHWRDSGMAGTPSADNPRAWVNADHDEAVEALVAVIRETRPHVVVTYDPFGGYGHPDHIAVHERVTAAVEAAGTEDYPSAGAAWTPAKVYWTVTERSALERGIAAMGTLPEGWRRPDAGELPSVPDDEVTTVVDVRSVLDAKRTAMAAHATQVLVAEDGEQFVLSNLVAQPVFDQEHFVLVRGQLGLTDSTGREDDLFSGIG, encoded by the coding sequence GTGGGGAAGGACCACACCGTGACCGATGCTCCGGGAGCTCTCCCCGACGTTGCGGATCGACGACTTCTGCTCGTCCACGCCCATCCCGACGACGAGACCCTCACGACCGGCGGCACCATCGCCCGGTACGTCGCCGAGGGCGCCGAGGTCACCGTCGTGACCTGCACGCTCGGCGAGGAGGGCGAAGTGATCGGCGACGAGTGGGCCCAGCTCACCGCCGACCGCGCCGATCAGCTCGGCGGATACCGCATCCTCGAACTCACCCGGGCGCTCGACGCGCTCGGCGTCGACCGACCGCGTTTCCTCGGCGGTGCCGGGCACTGGCGCGACTCCGGGATGGCGGGCACACCGTCCGCCGACAATCCTCGTGCCTGGGTCAACGCCGACCACGATGAGGCGGTCGAAGCGCTCGTCGCCGTGATCCGCGAGACGCGTCCGCACGTGGTCGTCACCTACGACCCGTTCGGTGGCTACGGGCATCCCGACCACATCGCGGTACACGAACGGGTGACCGCGGCCGTCGAAGCGGCCGGCACCGAGGACTATCCGTCCGCCGGGGCGGCGTGGACCCCCGCGAAGGTGTACTGGACCGTCACCGAACGATCCGCGCTCGAACGCGGCATCGCCGCCATGGGCACGCTGCCCGAGGGCTGGCGCCGACCGGATGCCGGCGAACTGCCGAGCGTGCCCGACGACGAGGTCACCACCGTCGTCGACGTCCGCTCGGTTCTCGACGCGAAGCGGACCGCGATGGCCGCGCACGCGACCCAGGTGCTGGTCGCGGAGGACGGCGAGCAGTTCGTGCTCTCCAACCTCGTCGCCCAGCCCGTCTTCGACCAGGAGCACTTCGTGCTCGTGCGCGGGCAGCTCGGCCTGACCGACTCCACGGGACGAGAGGACGACCTCTTCTCCGGCATCGGCTAG
- a CDS encoding ABC transporter family substrate-binding protein — protein MSRTRARRRLIGATAGLAVAALVLTGCTADPPPPIEQTEPTTTPAPAPKRSTVVVAIDEVGSGFNPHLLADQSPVANAVAELVLPSAFRAVPDPENPAAALWVPDDSLLLSAEVTDEAPFTITYRLRDEAQWSDGAPIAAEDFRYLWRQMVTQPGVVDPAGYRLIDDIRSSGGGKTVTVTLREPYPAWRELFTNLLPAHLVKDTPGGFSTGLSETIPVSGARFHVDNVDRGRAEVLLERNDRFWGTPAGPDELIMRRAGTDAQVTESVRSDDAQVVQSAGGVALEAQLAAVPGVRTGVQLQPRTLELTLNTRTAELADPGVRRGVIDLLDPELLGLVATADSTEVVRARAQVLAPSDPGYTDTMPARLPREQALGRLAEAGYLPVPPAVPPVPADPDAPGPEAPEAAAPETEASETGASETGASETAAPTSATPGPRTPDGPALPEGTLARAGVPLTLVVGVPEGDETARAVARTAVDLWRGAGIDASVDALPPDELYGEALVEGSVHAVVGWMRAGGDPATAALSRFGCVPVAAAPTAAGEDLPTAPGPDLPAQPDAAGTTEAARPSDSATTTLDEDDVEEREDALAAQLEAPSNLSGACDPGLEPDLLAALNGTTDPAKVVADAQARLWDLAVNLPILQDRAVVAAGPGVENVSLTAAVATGILGDAHLWGRTTP, from the coding sequence GTGTCGCGTACGCGCGCTCGTCGCCGACTGATCGGGGCGACGGCCGGCCTGGCCGTGGCTGCGCTGGTCCTCACCGGTTGCACCGCCGACCCGCCGCCGCCCATCGAGCAGACGGAGCCGACCACGACCCCGGCTCCCGCTCCGAAGCGCAGCACGGTGGTGGTCGCGATCGACGAGGTCGGTTCGGGCTTCAACCCCCACCTGCTCGCAGACCAGTCGCCCGTCGCGAACGCCGTCGCCGAACTCGTCCTCCCGAGTGCCTTCCGAGCCGTGCCCGATCCGGAGAATCCCGCTGCAGCACTGTGGGTTCCGGACGACTCGCTGCTGCTGTCCGCCGAGGTCACCGACGAGGCGCCGTTCACCATCACCTACCGCCTGCGCGACGAGGCCCAGTGGTCGGACGGAGCGCCGATCGCTGCCGAGGACTTCCGGTATCTGTGGCGGCAGATGGTCACCCAGCCCGGCGTGGTCGATCCCGCCGGCTACCGCCTCATCGACGACATCCGATCGTCGGGCGGAGGCAAGACCGTCACCGTCACCCTGCGCGAGCCGTATCCGGCCTGGCGCGAACTGTTCACGAATCTCCTGCCCGCGCACCTGGTCAAGGACACTCCGGGTGGCTTTTCCACCGGCCTGTCCGAGACGATTCCCGTGTCCGGCGCGCGATTCCACGTCGACAACGTCGACCGAGGGCGCGCCGAGGTGCTGCTCGAACGCAACGACCGGTTCTGGGGCACCCCGGCCGGACCCGACGAACTGATCATGCGCCGCGCCGGCACCGACGCCCAGGTGACCGAATCGGTGCGCAGCGACGACGCCCAGGTGGTCCAGAGCGCGGGCGGGGTCGCTCTCGAGGCGCAGCTCGCCGCCGTGCCGGGTGTGCGGACCGGCGTCCAGCTCCAGCCGCGCACCCTCGAGCTGACCCTCAACACACGCACCGCCGAACTCGCCGACCCCGGAGTCCGACGAGGCGTTATCGACCTGCTCGATCCCGAGCTGCTCGGGCTCGTCGCGACGGCCGACAGCACCGAGGTCGTGCGAGCCCGTGCCCAGGTGCTCGCGCCGTCCGATCCGGGATACACCGACACGATGCCGGCGCGTCTGCCCCGGGAGCAGGCCCTCGGACGTCTCGCCGAGGCCGGATATCTGCCCGTCCCGCCTGCCGTGCCCCCGGTGCCGGCAGACCCTGACGCACCCGGCCCCGAAGCACCGGAGGCCGCTGCACCGGAGACCGAGGCATCCGAGACGGGGGCATCCGAGACGGGGGCATCCGAGACGGCGGCGCCGACGAGCGCGACTCCCGGACCGAGAACCCCCGACGGACCGGCCCTGCCCGAGGGCACCCTGGCCCGGGCCGGCGTGCCGTTGACGCTGGTCGTGGGCGTGCCGGAGGGCGACGAGACCGCCCGCGCCGTCGCACGCACCGCCGTCGACCTGTGGCGTGGCGCCGGGATCGATGCGTCGGTCGACGCACTGCCTCCCGACGAGCTGTACGGCGAAGCCCTCGTCGAGGGCAGTGTGCACGCGGTCGTCGGCTGGATGCGTGCCGGTGGAGACCCTGCCACCGCCGCGCTGTCCCGATTCGGATGCGTCCCGGTGGCCGCAGCACCCACGGCAGCGGGGGAGGATCTGCCGACCGCGCCCGGGCCCGACCTGCCGGCGCAGCCCGACGCCGCCGGGACGACGGAGGCTGCCCGACCCTCGGACTCCGCGACCACCACGCTCGACGAGGACGACGTCGAGGAACGTGAGGACGCGCTCGCAGCGCAACTCGAGGCTCCGAGCAACCTCTCGGGAGCGTGCGATCCGGGTCTCGAACCCGATCTGCTGGCAGCGCTGAACGGCACCACCGACCCGGCGAAGGTCGTCGCCGACGCGCAGGCCAGGCTGTGGGATCTCGCGGTGAATCTGCCGATCCTGCAGGACCGGGCCGTTGTCGCCGCCGGTCCGGGCGTCGAGAACGTCTCGCTGACAGCCGCTGTCGCCACCGGTATTCTCGGCGACGCCCATCTGTGGGGAAGGACCACACCGTGA
- a CDS encoding PH domain-containing protein has protein sequence MEQEVRVEDDEGAPAGPVEDTSARPAESTPAGPADGAAVTGVVMREPSWRPSPKARVLWAVSAASMWLPLVVAQVVWALVAPVGAGWHIAAAAATVVLGGLHVAVVPVWRYRVHRWEMDETAVYTRSGWWTQEHRIAPISRIQTVDTERGPLDRWLDLTTVTVTTASAAGAVEIVGLDSRVADETVARLTTLAASSEADAT, from the coding sequence ATGGAGCAGGAGGTGCGGGTGGAGGACGACGAGGGTGCACCGGCGGGGCCGGTCGAGGACACATCGGCGAGGCCGGCCGAGAGCACGCCGGCGGGGCCGGCCGACGGTGCCGCGGTGACGGGTGTGGTGATGAGGGAGCCGTCGTGGCGGCCGAGCCCGAAGGCGCGTGTGCTGTGGGCCGTGAGCGCGGCCTCGATGTGGCTGCCGCTGGTCGTCGCGCAGGTCGTGTGGGCGCTCGTCGCGCCGGTGGGCGCGGGATGGCACATCGCCGCCGCGGCGGCGACCGTCGTGCTCGGTGGACTCCACGTCGCGGTGGTGCCGGTCTGGCGATACCGCGTCCATCGCTGGGAGATGGACGAGACCGCGGTCTACACGCGTTCGGGCTGGTGGACGCAGGAACACCGCATCGCACCGATCTCCCGGATCCAGACCGTCGACACCGAGCGGGGTCCGCTCGACCGGTGGCTCGACCTGACCACCGTCACCGTCACCACCGCCTCAGCGGCGGGTGCGGTGGAGATCGTCGGGCTCGACAGCCGGGTCGCCGACGAGACCGTCGCCCGTCTGACCACGCTCGCCGCAAGCTCGGAGGCGGACGCGACATGA